CGTAATCTTAATTAAAGGTAACGTTCCTGGAGCTAAAAAATCATTAATCCAAATCAGAACTGCTCTTAAATCAGCAGCAAAATAATAGAAAAGAGAGGAGGAACTAAGGAATGGCAAATGTAGCATTATTTAAACAAGATGGTACTCAAAACGGCGAAGTTACTTTAAACGACGCAATTTTCGGTATCGAACCAAACGAAAACGTTGTGTTTGATGCAATCATTATGCAACGCGCTTCATTAAGACAAGGAAATCATTCGGTTAAAAACCGTAGTGCTGTCCGCGGTGGTGGACGTAAACCATGGCGTCAAAAAGGAACTGGTCGTGCTCGTCAAGGGTCAATCAGATCTCCACAATGGCGTGGCGGTGGAGTTGTCTTCGGACCAACACCACGTTCTTACAGCTACAAACTTCCTAAAAAAGTTCGTCGTTTAGCGATTAAATCTGTTCTCTCTACTAAAGTAGCAGAAAACAACTTGATTGTTGTAGACGCATTGAACTTTGATGCACCAAAAACAAAAGAATTTGCACAAGTGTTAAAAAATCTTAACGTTGACCAAAAAGTATTAGTAGTTGTTGAATCTGATAACGACTTTGCAACTTTATCAGCACGTAATCTTCCAGGAGTTAAAGTAGTAACTCATGATGGAATTACTGTTCTTGATGTTGTTTCTAACGTAAAAATGATTTTAA
This Carnobacterium maltaromaticum DSM 20342 DNA region includes the following protein-coding sequences:
- the rplD gene encoding 50S ribosomal protein L4, with translation MANVALFKQDGTQNGEVTLNDAIFGIEPNENVVFDAIIMQRASLRQGNHSVKNRSAVRGGGRKPWRQKGTGRARQGSIRSPQWRGGGVVFGPTPRSYSYKLPKKVRRLAIKSVLSTKVAENNLIVVDALNFDAPKTKEFAQVLKNLNVDQKVLVVVESDNDFATLSARNLPGVKVVTHDGITVLDVVSNVKMILTQTALTKVEEALK